A single window of Sporosarcina sp. Marseille-Q4943 DNA harbors:
- a CDS encoding PPC domain-containing protein produces the protein MKRLSVITFLVLFLTIGISGQTLADENKSLSSGVPFYGEMTSNTSVDTFVFTTEKDGGEVYITLEDTTGGFHMTLYDANGNSVGLNFHSKAGGMSDISKTLAKGTYTLKVKPHNWSGISSASYKLKATYASAVNSRDSSTFEPNDTIETSMDIKSGVAYKSSSESYLDIDTYQFTTDKDGEVYILLDEATGGYHLTLYDDNGNRVGLNFHTRAGDVSYISKKLAKGTYYVKVKPHSWSGITSANYRLKATYASAISRNKSTFEPNDTMETSMAIKSGISYKSISETFYDIDTYQFTTTADGEVNIVLDETTGGFYLKLYDANGNAVTHDFHSKSGGVSKISRKLAKGTYYIKVTPYSWSGITSANYKLKATFKEGKVK, from the coding sequence ATGAAACGCTTATCTGTTATCACTTTTCTAGTGTTGTTTTTAACAATCGGTATTAGTGGTCAAACATTAGCTGATGAAAACAAAAGCTTATCTTCAGGTGTACCTTTTTATGGGGAAATGACATCCAATACATCTGTTGACACATTTGTATTTACTACTGAAAAAGATGGTGGGGAAGTCTATATCACGCTTGAAGATACGACTGGCGGCTTCCATATGACACTTTATGATGCCAATGGTAACTCAGTGGGGTTAAATTTTCACTCTAAAGCTGGTGGTATGAGTGATATTTCGAAAACATTAGCAAAGGGAACTTATACTTTAAAGGTTAAACCTCATAATTGGTCAGGAATTTCTAGTGCCTCTTACAAACTAAAAGCCACATATGCTTCTGCAGTTAATTCAAGAGATTCATCTACCTTTGAACCTAACGATACAATTGAAACAAGCATGGATATAAAATCCGGCGTAGCTTATAAATCGAGTAGTGAATCGTATCTTGATATTGATACTTATCAATTTACAACTGATAAAGACGGTGAAGTTTATATTTTATTGGACGAAGCTACTGGTGGTTACCATTTGACGCTATACGATGACAATGGTAATAGAGTCGGATTAAATTTTCACACGAGAGCTGGTGATGTAAGTTACATCTCGAAAAAATTGGCAAAAGGGACTTACTATGTAAAAGTTAAACCTCATAGTTGGTCTGGAATTACCAGTGCTAATTACCGGTTGAAAGCCACATATGCCTCAGCTATTTCAAGAAATAAATCTACTTTCGAACCTAATGATACAATGGAAACGAGCATGGCAATAAAATCTGGAATAAGTTATAAATCCATCAGTGAAACATTCTACGATATTGATACTTATCAATTTACAACTACTGCAGACGGCGAAGTGAATATTGTATTAGATGAAACGACTGGCGGCTTCTATTTAAAACTATATGATGCCAACGGTAATGCTGTAACTCATGACTTTCATTCTAAGAGTGGTGGCGTTAGTAAAATTTCAAGAAAGCTAGCAAAAGGCACTTATTATATTAAGGTCACGCCATATTCATGGTCCGGAATAACAAGTGCAAACTATAAATTGAAAGCGACTTTTAAAGAAGGTAAGGTCAAGTAA
- a CDS encoding 3-oxoacyl-ACP reductase, whose translation MTRTVVVTGSSRGLGATIVKTLAQQGFQVVINYYQSKDAAEKLVSEIGEENAIAIRADVTNREEVDELIKKAMNYFGQVDVVVNNALVDFKFDPNKQKPFTELTWDDYQKQLDGTLKAAFNTVQSVIPQFIERQNGSIINIGTNLFQNPVVPYHEYTTAKAGLIGFTRNIASELGQYGIRANVVSGGLLKTTNASAVTTPEVFDLIAQSTPLKKVTTPQDVANMVAYLSSEHANGITGQNITVDGGLTMN comes from the coding sequence ATGACTAGAACAGTAGTAGTAACTGGTAGTAGTAGAGGTTTAGGAGCAACGATTGTAAAGACATTGGCACAACAAGGATTTCAAGTCGTTATCAATTACTATCAAAGTAAAGATGCTGCTGAGAAGCTCGTTTCTGAGATTGGGGAAGAGAATGCGATTGCAATTCGGGCTGATGTAACAAATCGTGAAGAAGTAGATGAATTGATAAAAAAAGCAATGAACTATTTTGGTCAAGTCGATGTTGTCGTCAACAATGCATTAGTAGACTTCAAGTTTGATCCAAACAAACAGAAACCTTTCACAGAACTCACTTGGGATGATTATCAAAAACAACTGGACGGTACTTTAAAAGCGGCATTTAATACAGTTCAAAGCGTCATTCCTCAATTTATTGAACGACAAAATGGAAGTATTATAAATATAGGTACTAATTTATTTCAAAATCCTGTAGTACCTTACCACGAATATACAACAGCTAAAGCTGGATTAATAGGCTTTACACGTAATATCGCTTCTGAATTGGGTCAATATGGAATAAGAGCGAATGTCGTGTCAGGTGGATTATTAAAAACGACGAACGCCAGTGCAGTTACAACGCCAGAAGTATTCGATTTAATTGCTCAATCAACGCCATTGAAGAAGGTGACCACGCCTCAAGATGTAGCCAATATGGTCGCTTATTTATCTTCGGAACATGCGAACGGTATCACAGGTCAAAATATCACAGTAGATGGCGGTTTGACAATGAACTAA
- a CDS encoding LLM class flavin-dependent oxidoreductase codes for MTKTQGKHLHLGVLLYGCGHHQAAWLMPDSSIERIGDISYYQSLAQIAEKGCFDAVFFADNQSFPAKDSGDMPAFWFDPIVNLTAISQVTNHVGLVSTISSTFSNPFTASRQLLSLDHITKGRVGWNLVTSMTDAEALNHSMEELPSHDKRYEKADEFAALMNKLFLSWDSNEFLHNREEKKLINPSNIQPFNHDGTYFNVYGPSTTPKSPQGKPVSMQAGASKQGIALAAKYADAVYSVSWNLKQAKRFREKIDEQVKRREDSNRHIKVFPGLVTYVGHTHEEALAKKAALDEQLPIETALKQLSFFIQQDCSNWEIDKGVPELPPVEEFTGPVGRYETILEIINDTQPTVRELLGYLNAGGGHHTLIGTPDEIVDQMEVWFEAGVADGFNLMPPTLPGSLEDFVELVVPEMQKRGIFRKKYEGHTFREHLGLT; via the coding sequence ATGACAAAAACTCAAGGAAAACACCTGCACTTAGGTGTTTTGCTGTATGGTTGTGGACATCATCAAGCTGCTTGGTTAATGCCTGACTCGAGCATTGAGCGTATTGGAGACATTTCCTATTATCAGTCTTTAGCACAGATAGCGGAAAAAGGTTGTTTTGACGCCGTATTCTTTGCTGATAATCAATCATTTCCAGCTAAAGATTCTGGTGATATGCCGGCATTTTGGTTTGATCCAATAGTGAATTTAACAGCTATTTCTCAAGTGACAAATCATGTGGGATTAGTTTCAACGATTTCAAGCACTTTTTCGAATCCCTTCACAGCTTCACGACAATTATTAAGTTTAGACCATATTACAAAAGGACGTGTTGGGTGGAATCTCGTTACGTCGATGACTGATGCAGAGGCGTTGAATCATAGTATGGAAGAACTGCCTTCTCATGACAAACGATATGAGAAGGCCGATGAATTCGCCGCTTTAATGAATAAGTTATTTCTTTCATGGGACAGTAATGAGTTTCTACATAATCGAGAAGAGAAAAAATTGATAAATCCTTCAAACATTCAGCCTTTTAACCACGATGGTACTTATTTTAACGTGTATGGCCCATCTACCACGCCAAAAAGTCCGCAAGGCAAACCGGTATCCATGCAAGCAGGGGCATCTAAACAAGGCATTGCATTAGCCGCAAAATATGCCGATGCAGTCTATTCAGTGTCGTGGAACTTGAAGCAAGCAAAAAGATTTCGCGAAAAAATAGATGAACAAGTTAAACGAAGGGAAGACAGCAATAGACATATTAAAGTATTTCCAGGCTTAGTAACCTATGTAGGTCATACTCATGAAGAAGCTTTAGCCAAAAAAGCAGCATTAGATGAACAATTACCTATTGAAACAGCTTTAAAACAGTTGAGTTTCTTTATTCAACAAGACTGTTCTAATTGGGAAATTGATAAAGGAGTACCTGAATTACCCCCTGTAGAAGAATTTACTGGTCCAGTTGGACGTTACGAAACGATACTGGAAATTATTAATGATACACAACCTACAGTAAGAGAATTATTAGGATATCTTAATGCAGGCGGTGGACATCACACGTTGATAGGTACACCAGACGAAATTGTGGATCAGATGGAAGTCTGGTTTGAAGCAGGTGTCGCTGACGGATTTAATCTTATGCCTCCTACATTACCTGGTAGTTTAGAAGACTTTGTTGAACTAGTTGTTCCTGAAATGCAAAAAAGAGGTATTTTCCGAAAGAAATATGAAGGTCATACCTTCCGTGAACATTTAGGATTAACATAA
- a CDS encoding competence protein ComK, with the protein MKDDSLLLDYRALALRSAFSTDYLSEIITTHGTYYSKMSPIELLEEACLRHHSSKRGRKEAAKKLLKFHKKPPFLISDDVAVFPTMSSIHPECTWIFSHFFEEELIAKEETKIKFHDGTEVIVPVSLYTVQQQKLKVLALLSHVQQSKRKYIPEYPLFGMNPNPPMQQM; encoded by the coding sequence ATGAAAGATGATAGTTTACTACTTGATTATCGGGCATTGGCGTTAAGATCAGCCTTTTCCACTGATTACTTGTCCGAGATTATTACGACGCATGGAACCTACTATTCGAAAATGAGTCCGATCGAGCTGCTAGAGGAAGCATGCCTGCGTCATCACTCTTCCAAGAGAGGGCGCAAGGAGGCGGCTAAGAAACTGCTGAAATTCCATAAGAAACCGCCATTCCTCATCTCGGATGATGTGGCCGTGTTTCCGACGATGTCGTCAATACATCCGGAATGCACTTGGATCTTCAGCCACTTTTTCGAAGAAGAATTGATAGCAAAAGAGGAAACCAAAATAAAGTTCCACGATGGAACAGAAGTCATAGTCCCGGTATCACTCTACACCGTTCAGCAACAGAAATTGAAAGTACTAGCGCTGCTCAGCCATGTACAACAATCTAAACGAAAATACATACCGGAATATCCCTTATTCGGAATGAACCCAAATCCGCCAATGCAACAGATGTAG
- a CDS encoding sigma-70 family RNA polymerase sigma factor, with amino-acid sequence MNIHYRQTGRVALWQAWKRFDAEKGDFTPFAFRSIRGAMLDEMKKESRFEERFMPAEDEKLTNLIGGDESEEYGWMDGLRQAVDQLTDDEKKLLQWLFIDRCTQAECAKRLGISVPGVKKRRERLLKKMREVMEEGSL; translated from the coding sequence ATGAACATTCATTATAGACAAACGGGGCGGGTCGCCCTTTGGCAAGCGTGGAAACGGTTTGATGCGGAGAAGGGCGATTTCACGCCGTTCGCATTCCGTTCCATCCGCGGGGCGATGTTGGACGAAATGAAAAAGGAGAGCCGGTTTGAGGAGCGCTTCATGCCGGCGGAAGATGAAAAGCTGACTAACTTGATCGGTGGAGATGAATCCGAGGAGTACGGCTGGATGGACGGTCTGAGACAAGCCGTTGACCAGTTGACAGATGATGAAAAAAAGTTGTTGCAATGGCTGTTTATAGACAGGTGTACGCAGGCGGAGTGTGCTAAGAGATTAGGCATCAGCGTGCCGGGTGTGAAGAAGAGGAGGGAGCGGTTGTTGAAGAAAATGCGGGAGGTGATGGAGGAGGGGTCTCTTTGA
- a CDS encoding histidine phosphatase family protein, which translates to MSTHVYLTRHGETVWNTKKLMQGWKDSPLTEKGIKQARQLSQRLSDVPLNAIYSSTSDRAVNTAEIIKGERPLEVIKIDTLRELSFGSWEGKTFDENEKQSPEDWLSFWETPHLFSNDTVEPFIKVQERMVKTINNIVKQHPFDTVCIVSHSIALQLLMNYFENNMLENLWSSPAIPSTSLTLVKINSVSNEILFKCDTSHLEE; encoded by the coding sequence ATGAGCACACACGTATACTTAACAAGACACGGGGAAACTGTTTGGAACACGAAGAAGCTTATGCAGGGGTGGAAGGATTCGCCTTTAACAGAGAAAGGGATAAAACAAGCAAGACAATTATCTCAAAGATTATCTGATGTCCCATTGAACGCTATTTATTCTAGTACGAGTGATAGGGCAGTGAACACTGCTGAAATAATTAAAGGGGAAAGACCCCTGGAAGTAATTAAAATTGACACTTTGAGAGAACTTTCCTTTGGAAGTTGGGAAGGTAAAACGTTTGATGAAAATGAAAAGCAAAGCCCCGAAGACTGGTTATCTTTTTGGGAAACTCCCCATCTTTTTTCAAATGATACAGTTGAACCCTTTATTAAAGTGCAAGAAAGAATGGTTAAAACAATAAACAATATAGTTAAACAGCATCCTTTTGATACTGTTTGTATAGTATCTCATTCTATTGCGCTTCAACTACTGATGAATTACTTTGAAAATAATATGCTTGAAAATCTATGGTCTTCTCCAGCTATACCTTCAACAAGTTTAACTTTGGTTAAGATAAACAGTGTATCCAATGAGATTTTATTTAAATGTGATACCTCTCATTTGGAAGAGTAG
- a CDS encoding threonine/serine dehydratase, with product MISLQDVNDARERISDIAHITPILQSEQLSKLCGNQLFLKAEHLQKTGSFKIRGASNKVIHEIENGAKYVTAASSGNHGQAVAYVANKYGVPATIVVPEDVSKCKVNAIQAYNGKVEMCGTTSAERLPRAQEIADQENGVFIPPYDDPFIMAGQGTVGLEILDQVEHIDAIIVPIGGGGLLSGILTAIKETNPKIKVIGVEPELANDTYLSMQNKKITAIEAAPTIADGLRTNQPGDLTFPVLTKYLDDLVLVSEDEIRQAFSFIMERTKQLIEPSSATTVAAALFNKVNIRDKNIVTVISGGNVDLDKVQQLIVSITE from the coding sequence ATGATTTCTTTACAAGATGTTAATGATGCCAGAGAACGAATTAGCGATATCGCGCATATCACGCCGATTCTACAATCAGAGCAGCTCTCAAAACTTTGTGGAAATCAGCTGTTTTTAAAAGCGGAGCACTTACAAAAGACAGGTTCATTTAAAATACGAGGCGCAAGCAATAAAGTCATCCATGAGATTGAAAACGGTGCGAAGTATGTGACAGCAGCATCATCAGGCAACCACGGGCAAGCAGTTGCCTATGTTGCAAATAAATATGGAGTTCCAGCGACAATTGTCGTCCCTGAAGATGTTAGCAAGTGCAAAGTGAATGCAATCCAGGCTTACAATGGCAAGGTCGAAATGTGCGGGACGACTTCCGCGGAGCGATTACCAAGAGCACAGGAAATTGCCGACCAAGAAAACGGCGTATTCATTCCGCCTTATGACGACCCATTCATTATGGCAGGGCAAGGAACGGTTGGATTAGAAATTTTGGACCAGGTGGAACATATCGACGCTATCATTGTCCCTATCGGAGGCGGTGGCCTTCTCTCCGGAATCCTCACTGCCATCAAAGAAACGAACCCGAAAATCAAAGTGATTGGTGTAGAGCCTGAGCTCGCAAATGACACTTACCTATCAATGCAAAACAAGAAAATCACCGCAATCGAAGCTGCCCCTACCATTGCGGATGGATTACGAACGAACCAGCCAGGCGATCTAACCTTCCCTGTACTGACGAAATATCTAGACGACCTCGTCCTTGTAAGTGAAGACGAAATCCGCCAGGCCTTCAGCTTTATTATGGAACGGACGAAACAACTGATCGAACCTTCAAGCGCCACGACGGTAGCAGCAGCTTTGTTCAATAAAGTGAACATTCGAGATAAAAATATTGTAACTGTAATTTCTGGTGGAAATGTAGATTTAGATAAAGTTCAGCAATTGATTGTAAGTATCACGGAGTGA
- a CDS encoding S1C family serine protease — MRKKSHTGWMLLVIFVCLCVLGGVGYAFIQINKEEAVKTTTLADANPKEEPVAQPVHIIEREVAERPKNQPIEKEKTALIEETLPRVFTIVTTDSLGSGFLYAKGGFIVTNAHVVSGYTDVKVRNSVGREAPGKVIGISDTYDIALIQSDAYKDINPLKAEVNETKVGTEVIALGSPNGLENTASVGYLTGVGRDIRSEFVYEKAYQVDVQIESGSSGGPLIDAKTGKVIGINSLLLEKNRRIGFSIPLYTMTYLIDDWIKNPMNERQVASVFGVYDDYGASNFYNNDSYDDDSSQDEVEEYEGDVYFYEGWLQEFILEFRTVYEEALYNENFYEIEQYLLPGSRAYKEFDDYFDEISGEGMRFDFIENSVTEVIIYDEHALVSTYETLNFRNKAGNEKYYVKEKNYEVVIHTDGTYRIRDVSNR; from the coding sequence ATGCGGAAGAAGAGCCATACAGGATGGATGCTGCTGGTCATTTTTGTATGTCTCTGTGTGCTTGGCGGAGTGGGATATGCGTTCATTCAAATCAATAAAGAGGAAGCAGTGAAAACAACGACGCTAGCGGATGCAAATCCAAAAGAAGAGCCTGTCGCTCAACCGGTCCATATCATTGAACGGGAAGTTGCGGAACGTCCTAAAAATCAGCCGATTGAAAAAGAGAAAACAGCTCTTATTGAGGAAACATTGCCGCGGGTATTTACAATTGTGACGACGGATAGTCTCGGTTCAGGTTTTCTGTATGCCAAGGGCGGTTTTATTGTCACGAACGCGCATGTCGTATCGGGCTATACAGATGTGAAAGTGAGGAATTCGGTCGGCCGGGAAGCCCCTGGGAAGGTGATCGGGATCTCTGATACATATGATATCGCACTTATCCAGTCGGATGCGTATAAAGATATCAATCCGCTTAAGGCAGAAGTCAATGAAACGAAAGTCGGCACTGAAGTGATCGCTTTAGGCAGCCCAAATGGATTGGAAAACACCGCTTCTGTCGGTTATTTGACAGGTGTGGGCAGAGATATCAGGAGCGAGTTCGTCTATGAAAAAGCGTATCAAGTCGATGTGCAGATTGAATCCGGCAGCAGCGGCGGGCCTTTGATTGACGCCAAGACGGGGAAAGTGATTGGCATCAATTCGCTTTTGCTCGAAAAAAATAGGCGTATTGGTTTCTCCATTCCTTTGTACACGATGACGTATTTAATCGATGACTGGATTAAAAATCCGATGAATGAGAGGCAGGTCGCATCCGTTTTTGGTGTGTACGATGACTATGGGGCTTCGAATTTCTACAATAATGATTCCTATGATGACGACTCTAGTCAAGACGAAGTTGAAGAGTACGAAGGGGACGTCTACTTTTACGAAGGATGGCTGCAGGAATTCATTCTGGAATTCCGGACCGTCTATGAGGAAGCCTTGTATAACGAAAACTTTTACGAGATCGAGCAATATTTATTGCCGGGAAGCCGTGCATATAAAGAGTTTGATGACTATTTCGATGAGATTTCCGGTGAAGGCATGCGCTTCGATTTTATTGAGAATAGCGTAACGGAAGTAATCATCTATGATGAACATGCACTTGTTTCCACATACGAAACGCTCAACTTCCGCAATAAAGCGGGGAATGAAAAGTATTATGTGAAAGAGAAAAATTATGAAGTCGTTATTCACACGGACGGTACTTACAGAATACGCGATGTGAGTAACAGGTGA
- a CDS encoding helix-turn-helix domain-containing protein: MTHYLKEYARFATIDEMDTAAEQHLSLHWDNLTKSDRLVLDVIRRYSVKYGAAHLKHGTIEEATGKSNVTVRRAIRKLVKLEIIEKVHYIRPVMSGLGANIYIILPFNDQGKMNDRDDDDKPHDNKENEPKSETEALLSKSLLKSKDLNYTSPVEPSKLSTSLFSRMKDLLATTIGDTKLAREFYGIHRAISGRMLKYEIYQDDKHVFEDLAYRALMITVMATKKKAIRNLPGYFKGVLDKLVEETYFKDMFMLFYVPVEAKLMS, encoded by the coding sequence ATGACACACTATCTAAAGGAATACGCACGCTTCGCCACTATCGATGAAATGGACACAGCTGCGGAACAGCATTTATCACTACACTGGGACAATCTGACGAAATCGGACCGCCTAGTGCTTGACGTCATTCGTCGCTATTCAGTGAAATACGGGGCAGCTCATTTGAAGCACGGAACGATTGAAGAAGCTACGGGGAAATCAAACGTAACGGTCAGACGCGCGATCCGTAAGCTCGTTAAGCTAGAGATCATCGAAAAAGTCCACTACATCCGTCCAGTCATGAGCGGGCTTGGCGCGAACATTTACATCATTTTACCGTTCAATGACCAGGGGAAAATGAACGACCGGGATGATGACGACAAACCGCATGATAACAAGGAAAACGAGCCGAAATCCGAAACCGAAGCTCTACTTTCTAAATCTCTATTAAAATCTAAAGATCTTAACTACACGTCTCCTGTGGAACCGTCAAAGTTATCCACAAGTCTATTCAGTCGAATGAAAGATCTGCTTGCCACAACAATCGGAGATACAAAATTGGCCCGTGAGTTCTACGGAATTCACAGGGCCATCTCTGGACGCATGTTGAAATACGAAATCTATCAAGACGATAAGCATGTCTTTGAAGACCTTGCCTATCGTGCATTGATGATCACTGTGATGGCGACGAAAAAGAAGGCGATCCGCAATTTGCCGGGGTATTTTAAAGGCGTTTTGGACAAGTTGGTGGAGGAGACGTATTTCAAGGATATGTTCATGCTGTTTTATGTGCCGGTTGAAGCTAAGCTGATGTCATGA
- a CDS encoding glycerophosphodiester phosphodiesterase family protein, translated as MKNKRNGFMKWITLAVIAMVGGIGYLFGTGNLASAEQAVLVEEDFDQLEGGLPEGWSVIQGQASIENGKLELSSPSSASPARVLVPLPDKNGNIIFEADMTFVSAVEDTRWASMMFRVQSTDYPYYQFAIRRGTTALNGAEFAERNAQNKWVVPEATFFTEKFEYNKTYRIKIIASNNRVQQFINNKLVINTDQASGLLNGDIGFQANGSTVLFDNVKVSTFEEELPPVENAGAFLPQEPKTNIVNAPTLIGKTLSAAQSSNTASVLLKVEQNSAGELITNGMPLRDALVNVQNKHIPILHIEKNGIEGAIIDSLEASLTTDVHIVSSQPEIVKTITNLMPTARGGIVYTKNSFNKHDLNELVQTVHANNAKVALVPEKLLDAENVHYLHTRMVAVWGIGAVDENSVHALIHTGADGIITDNPATSIEALGNYPENTIVKRPIVAAHRGVPSLAPENTMAGYRLAYELGADQIETDLQLTKDGHLIIMHDLTVNRTTNGTGAVSDLTFEEIRQLDAGIKFSEEFTGEQVPTFKEFLQEFKGKDVILLVELKGAGFEEQVIKEIEEEGMVDQVVLQNFDLGSMIVANELKPEIPVGYLYSAAVPGTTEAKIKNAQKMMDYGTSHNVTLNASYGSTYQEFLTYMRQRGLLTMHWTFRAEEPFRDKLAEGLVGPITDYMQWLTDSPIKLETPIKKINLKQGKTSTVQAKAFVNFRTVKKENIASELFVAEDNGVVRLDGNTIEAVSPGTAQVFVKHTFEMLGTEWNIVGEPVEVIVE; from the coding sequence ATGAAGAACAAAAGAAATGGGTTTATGAAGTGGATCACCCTTGCAGTCATCGCAATGGTGGGGGGTATCGGCTATTTGTTCGGAACAGGCAATTTGGCAAGTGCGGAACAGGCTGTTTTAGTCGAAGAAGACTTTGACCAATTGGAAGGTGGACTGCCGGAAGGTTGGAGTGTCATTCAAGGACAAGCTTCTATTGAGAATGGAAAGTTGGAATTATCCTCGCCTTCGTCAGCTTCACCAGCAAGAGTGCTTGTGCCGCTCCCTGATAAAAATGGCAACATCATTTTTGAGGCGGATATGACTTTCGTTTCTGCAGTAGAGGATACACGCTGGGCATCTATGATGTTTCGTGTGCAATCGACAGATTACCCATATTATCAATTCGCAATTCGGAGAGGAACTACAGCTCTAAACGGAGCGGAATTTGCAGAGCGGAATGCCCAAAACAAATGGGTTGTTCCCGAGGCAACATTTTTCACGGAAAAATTCGAGTATAACAAGACTTACCGCATTAAAATCATTGCGAGTAATAACCGTGTCCAGCAATTCATTAATAACAAACTTGTGATCAATACAGATCAGGCGTCCGGCTTGCTTAACGGAGATATCGGTTTCCAAGCGAACGGATCTACTGTCCTATTCGATAACGTTAAGGTATCAACGTTCGAAGAGGAATTACCCCCAGTTGAAAACGCAGGCGCATTCCTTCCACAAGAACCGAAGACGAATATTGTTAACGCGCCTACGTTAATCGGGAAAACCTTGTCCGCTGCACAATCTTCAAATACGGCATCTGTTCTTCTAAAAGTTGAACAAAATAGCGCTGGTGAATTGATAACGAATGGCATGCCACTACGTGATGCACTGGTTAACGTACAAAACAAGCATATTCCTATTTTGCATATCGAAAAAAATGGCATTGAAGGAGCAATCATCGATAGCTTGGAAGCTTCACTGACGACAGACGTCCATATTGTCTCGTCCCAGCCAGAAATCGTGAAAACAATTACAAACCTGATGCCAACCGCAAGAGGTGGTATCGTCTACACGAAAAATTCATTCAACAAGCATGACCTGAATGAGCTCGTCCAGACAGTCCATGCAAACAATGCAAAAGTGGCATTAGTTCCGGAGAAACTGCTTGATGCGGAAAACGTCCATTACTTGCATACAAGGATGGTGGCAGTATGGGGAATCGGTGCAGTAGATGAAAATAGTGTGCATGCGCTCATCCATACAGGAGCGGACGGCATCATCACCGATAACCCTGCCACTTCCATTGAGGCGCTCGGGAACTATCCTGAAAACACAATCGTTAAAAGACCGATTGTTGCCGCCCACCGCGGAGTACCTTCACTTGCCCCTGAAAACACGATGGCAGGCTACCGACTCGCTTATGAGCTGGGCGCAGACCAAATCGAAACGGATTTACAATTGACGAAAGATGGTCACCTAATCATCATGCATGACCTAACGGTAAACCGAACGACAAATGGAACCGGTGCAGTCAGCGATCTGACGTTCGAAGAAATCCGTCAACTCGATGCAGGCATCAAGTTCAGTGAAGAATTTACTGGAGAGCAAGTGCCGACATTCAAAGAGTTTCTTCAAGAATTCAAAGGGAAAGACGTCATCCTTCTCGTAGAATTGAAAGGTGCAGGCTTCGAGGAACAGGTAATTAAGGAAATCGAGGAAGAAGGAATGGTCGACCAAGTTGTACTTCAAAACTTCGACTTAGGCAGCATGATTGTTGCTAACGAACTGAAACCTGAAATCCCTGTCGGCTATCTGTATTCTGCCGCAGTACCTGGAACGACAGAGGCAAAGATTAAAAACGCCCAAAAGATGATGGATTACGGAACATCTCATAATGTCACATTGAATGCTAGCTACGGCAGTACGTATCAAGAATTCCTCACGTACATGCGCCAACGCGGCTTACTTACAATGCACTGGACATTCCGTGCCGAAGAGCCATTCCGTGATAAACTAGCCGAAGGACTCGTCGGCCCGATCACAGACTACATGCAATGGCTGACAGATTCACCGATCAAGCTCGAAACACCTATCAAGAAAATCAATCTGAAGCAAGGAAAAACATCAACAGTACAAGCAAAAGCCTTTGTCAATTTCCGCACGGTTAAAAAAGAGAATATCGCCTCAGAACTATTCGTTGCAGAAGACAATGGCGTCGTCAGGCTGGATGGAAATACGATTGAAGCTGTTTCCCCTGGAACAGCCCAAGTGTTTGTGAAGCACACATTCGAGATGCTTGGAACAGAATGGAATATTGTTGGAGAACCGGTTGAAGTAATAGTAGAGTAA